The Rhinopithecus roxellana isolate Shanxi Qingling chromosome 13, ASM756505v1, whole genome shotgun sequence genome contains a region encoding:
- the LOC104667827 gene encoding cadherin EGF LAG seven-pass G-type receptor 1-like, with protein sequence MVSMLVYSEGALLPRPLERPVLVEFTLLEMEKRTKPICVFWNNSLAVNGTRGRSAQGFELLSRNWTHVACQCSHTASFKVLMDISRCEVGILLWPLCPPRLPPNLPLLNLNLPF encoded by the exons ATGGTGAGCATGCTGGTATACAGTGAGGGGGCTCTGCTCCCGAGACCCCTGGAGAGGCCTGTCCTGGTGGAGTTCACCCTGCTGGAGATGGAGAAGCGAACCAAGCCCATCTGCGTGTTCTGGAACAATTCCCTGGC TGTCAATGGGACGAGAGGGCGGTCTGCCCAGGGCTTCGAGCTCCTGTCCAGAAACTGGACACACGTTGCATGCCAGTGCAGCCACACAGCCAGCTTCAAGGTGCTCATGGACATCTCCAGGTGTGAGGTGGGCATCCTCCTGTGGCCACTATGCCCACCGAGACTACCCCCAAACCTGCCCCTCCTCAATCTAAATCTTCCATTCTAA